The following coding sequences are from one Schizosaccharomyces osmophilus chromosome 1, complete sequence window:
- the syo2 gene encoding armadillo repeat protein, involved in nucleocytoplasmic transport Syo2 yields the protein MGKANVRRRNQRKNRLNPLKKQDGAIKELPLDLKESALPVLSRLENPEAKERSWAASAISSIIVSSSEGRLLLLKNGLVSKLMNRLTDDSIEVVVEVTGAFRNLAIEEEYAVLMDMYRKNILAPLDTWQNKIDSFLENIVQEKIQLESYEDKGFFSCLCAIAENVASLYLNFGETTFQVLNSLNQKNVLSFLFRLIVPAAKVPLPVVETSLQALFTLTDDNDGGLLTFLQNPNNTPDAIIDLLHFYMKSESPLAKVYSVGCLFNIYQSKVVAKNFGELLSSESLLEILSNESLPVLTALLPDEQAYLDFVDRDLQSFKKNGLTQLKDEEAILSSDLLVVPAALEILSSLTSLLQSLAEGHVEEEFGDSFVAEDDGNKALEDLSSVVDEEPMNTDQAMDVDGATNEKSNSKLIEYMLDSVLPKLSSYFSWLSKFSSDDIPSNLKSYLLEVSERTIECLNNISWSCNGVFTDASDSSKKWNIQANQLVQWLFKTIFADLHNNSWPFSADTFTVSCGLLWAAARAASEVSNSITAEQIASLIGYASAHGSLDAQVRIFGAFATLGRTDNISVNEIIGQTLFSCLSLSEPNPQLTVEALNTIYDVYGDKSYPYDAPVFQQRNYLQQLANSLPKITQMVKRINRKSDSLLRFRAEEALENLGAFIEYKQSEYTGN from the exons ATGGGAAAAGCAAACGTTAGAAGAAGGaatcaaaggaaaaacagaTTGAACcctttgaagaaacaagaTGGAGCCATCAAAGAATTGCCCTTGGATCTGAAAGAAAGTGCTTTACCAGTTCTTTCCAGA CTTGAAAATCCTGAAGCGAAAGAAAGGTCATGGGCCGCTAGTGCTATTTCTAGTATCATTGTAAGCAGCTCAGAGGGACGCTTACTACTCTTAAAGAATGGACTTGTTTCTAAGCTTATGAATCGCTTGACTGATGACTCAATTGAAGTTGTTGTTGAAGTTACAGGTGCGTTTCGAAATCTTGCGATTGAGGAAGAATATGCGGTCCTGATGGACATGTACAGGAAGAACATTCTCGCTCCTTTAGATACCTGGCAAAATAAG ATTGATTCGTTTTTAGAAAACATCGTCCAAGAGAAAATACAGTTAGAAAGCTACGAAGACAAAGGATTCTTTAGTTGTCTTTGTGCTATTGCTGAAAATGTCGCATCTTTATATCTAAATTTTGG CGAAACAACTTTCCAAGTGCTGAATTCTCTTAACCAAAAGAATGttctttcattccttttccGTTTAATCGTACCTGCGGCTAAGGTCCCCTTGCCTGTCGTCGAAACATCATTACAAGCTTTATTCACTTTGACCGATGACAACGACGGTGGCTTATTAactttccttcaaaatccTAACAATACTCCGGATGCAATAATTGATCTTCTTCACTTTTACATGAAGAGTGAATCACCTTTAGCCAAGGTCTACTCAGTAGGCTGTTTATTCAATATTTATCAATCTAAAGTGGTCGCTAAAAACTTTGGTGAGCTTTTGTCTTCCGAAAGCTTGTTGGAAATTTTGTCTAATGAATCTCTTCCGGTTTTAACGGCCTTGCTTCCAGACGAGCAAGCTTACTTAGATTTCGTTGACCGTGATTTACAATCCTTTAAAAAGAACGGACTTACTCAACTCAAGGACGAGGAAGCTATCCTATCTTCCGATCTTTTGGTAGTACCAGCCGCTTTGGAAATCCTTTCCTCTTTGACATCGTTGCTTCAAAGCCTTGCCGAGGGTcatgttgaagaagagtttGGAGATTCGTTCGTTGCAGAAGATGATGGCAACAAAGCTTTGGAGGATCTATCAAGTGTAGTCGATGAGGAGCCAATGAATACAGACCAGGCCATGGACGTTGATGGTGCAACcaatgaaaaatcaaattccAAGCTAATTGAATACATGCTGGATTCTGTTTTACCAAAATTAAGCTCATACTTTAGTTGGCTTTCGAAGTTCTCGTCTGACGATATTCCTTCtaatttgaaaagctaCTTGTTAGAAGTTTCGGAAAGAACAATTGAATGCTTAAACAACATATCGTGGTCATGTAATGGTGTCTTTACTGATGCTTCTGATTCTTCTAAAAAGTGGAATATACAGGCCAACCAGCTCGTACAATGGCTTTTTAAAACCATATTTGCAGATTTGCATAATAACTCTTGGCCATTTAGTGCTGATACTTTCACAGTTAGTTGTGGACTTCTCTGGGCAGCTGCTAGAGCCGCTTCAGAAGTATCAAATTCCATTACTGCTGAACAAATAGCCTCCTTAATCGGCTATGCTTCGGCTCATGGATCCTTGGATGCACAGGTCCGCATTTTCGGTGCCTTTGCTACTTTGGGCCGCACTGATAACATTTCAGTAAATGAAATAATAGGACAAACTCTGTTTTCCTGCCTTTCTTTGTCAGAGCCTAATCCACAATTGACTGTTGAAGCACTAAACACTATATACGACGTCTATGGCGATAAATCATATCCTTACGATGCTCCTGTTTTCCAGCAAAGGAACTATTTACAACAGTTGGCCAATTCCTTACCAAAGATCACTCAGATGGTTAAACGCATTAATCGTAAAAGCGATAGCTTGTTACGATTTCGAGCTGAGGAAGCTTTAGAAAATTTGGGTGCATTCATTGAATATAAACAGTCGGAATATACTGGTAATTAG
- the rsc9 gene encoding RSC complex subunit Rsc9 codes for MSQVIKNTVNESNYDETNRLNEEESFLSKLELFGRDRGISIDAIPKVTRKQISIYELYKKVKKRGGYDAVNNMENGWSDLAGEFRQLDPTRAPKSLENLYFKDLIAWEMFDMWHLQCPPPHLLEQNLNRDNILQRVKTFNTSPSFTSTDTLEVTDTKNLNSLQNFYKSVRPPSPLTLERRAEEALNSSYRPLPNAANFSNTTFPIIPIHPLPANSPLQQQVDRASGSTISTEESLGRGLPGPPLLIRMALALKSRQEDEVDWAVCHLVKISFERHQEFKLERLPFLAECLVEALGFQISLLKKVSNDSDITQYLDRAISITLVLRNSVLSVENAKLIARTELIVSVLESAIRCANTFENVELLHYCLDITETISSHLSIEDEKIGLYLLLCSFLNSSDNAVLIGTLRTLARLALNDRNNRLLQDLDEKVVIRIISLTETNNEELVAATLDFLYQYTTYRTNTSGLLSNSAVWILVNQLTRLMMYQAQERFVTIAVANSGKTDVKPTKPLQKAPFLPLPYSELQQLTLLREPERSVKWMRCCFEASPDDYVLQTDIWQMYCSDMERAQGPGLMAISPADFIKVSSHAFYNARAMTVSTPLLPVEYVINGIKRRELPISTIGEKFQVCRWKKNDGTLCGETVLGTKSTWAHIQESHIFPQVLEEMQCRWGDCTYQVQSGLSGGLPETSHQRLLKHILTHLYDNNIQNTNSDGRKLCPSREFRVPLLLTAVDERGDATGIALTATLVLRNLVRSKQGKMLFSAIEGHVLEVSTMNPAVAPYVSEMLLGQI; via the exons ATGTCGCaagtcataaaaaatactgTGAATGAAAGTAATTATGATGAGACTAATCGACTAAATGAAGAGgaaagttttctttctaaacTTGAATTATTTGGGCGCGATCGAGG GATCAGCATTGATGCAATTCCAAAAGTAACGCGCAAGCAAATATCCATTTATgaattatataaaaaagtaaaaaagcGAGGTGGTTATGATGCTGTAAATAATATGGAAAATGGATGGTCCGACCTCGCCGGGGAATTTCGACAATTAGATCCCACTAGGGCTCCTAAAAGTCTAGAGAATTTATACTTTAAAGACTTGAT CGCCTGGGAAATGTTTGATATGTGGCATTTACAATGTCCTCCTCCTCATCTTTTGGAGCAAAATTTGAATAG AGACAATATTTTGCAACGAGTTAAAACATTCAACACTTCGCCTTCTTTTACATCGACCGATACTTTGGAAGTTACAG ACaccaaaaatttgaattcGCTGCagaatttttataaaagcGTCCGTCCACCGTCTCCTCTTACGCTTGAACGACGTGCCGAAGAAGCACTCAACTCAAGTTATCGACCTCTACCCAATGCAGCTAATTTTTCCAATACTACTTTTCCGATTATCCCTATTCATCCTTTGCCAGCAAATTCGCCCTTACAGCAACAAGTTGATCGAGCTTCAGGATCAACAATTTCAACTGAGGAATCATTAGGTCGAGGGCTACCTGGACCTCCTCTATTGATTCGCATGGCTTTAGCTCTGAAATCTCGACAAGAAGACGAAGTAGATTGGGCGGTATGTCATTTAGTTAAAATATCATTTGAAAGACATCAGGAGTTTAAACTGGAGAGATTACCATTTTTGGCTGAGTGCTTGGTGGAGGCATTGGGTTTTCAAATTTCactcttgaaaaaagtCTCCAACGATTCAGATATCACTCAATACCTTGACAGAGCAATTAGTATTACTTTAGTTTTGCGAAATTCTGTTTTATCTGTGGAAAATGCAAAGCTAATTGCAAGAACTGAATTGATAGTCAGTGTTTTAGAGTCTGCAATCCGATGTGCCAATACCTTTGAGAATGTGGAACTTCTCCATTATTGTCTAGATATTACAGAAACAATTAGTTCTCACTTAAGTAtcgaagatgaaaaaattggGTTATATTTACTACTGTGCAGCTTTCTTAATTCATCGGACAATGCTGTACTCATTGGCACTTTGCGAACTCTCGCTCGACTTGCTTTGAATGACCGAAATAATAGACTTCTTCAagatttggatgaaaaggTAGTTATCAgaattatttctttgacTGAAACGAATAACGAGGAGCTTGTTGCAGCCACACTTGACTTCCTATATCAGTATACAACGTATCGAACAAACACATCTGGATTACTATCGAATTCTGCAGTTTGGATTCTCGTAAACCAATTAACTAGATTAATGATGTATCAAGCTCAGGAACGATTTGTAACGATCGCAGTTGCAAACAGCGGAAAAACAGATGTGAAACCCACCAAACCCTTACAAAAAGCACCTTTTTTGCCTCTGCCGTATTCTGAGCTTCAGCAACTTACTTTGCTCCGAGAACCTGAGCGTTCAGTGAAATGGATGAGGTGTTGCTTTGAAGCTAGTCCAGATGATTATGTATTACAAACTGATATCTGGCAGATGTACTGCTCTGATATGGAAAGGGCTCAGGGACCTGGTCTGATGGCTATCAGTCCTGCTGATTTTATAAAGGTATCTAGTCATGCGTTTTATAATGCCAGGGCTATGACAGTTTCAACTCCATTGCTGCCAGTTGAGTACGTTATCAATGGAATTAAGCGAAGAGAACTTCCAATTTCTACAATAGGCGAAAAATTTCAAGTTTGCagatggaaaaaaaatgatggTACTTTATGTGGAGAAACCGTCTTGGGAACCAAATCAACATGGGCACATATTCAGGAATCACATATTTTTCCTCAGGTACTAGAGGAAATGCAATGTCGATGGGGAGATTGTACTTATCAAGTACAATCTGGTTTGTCGGGTGGATTACCGGAAACGTCTCATCAGCGTCTATTAAAGCATATTTTGACCCATTTGTACGATAATAATATCCAAAATACAAATTCTGACGGTCGCAAGTTATGCCCTTCAAGAGAATTTCGTGttcctttgcttttaaCTGCTGTGGATGAACGCGGTGACGCGACTGGTATCGCATTGACGGCGACTCTTGTTCTGCGAAATCTTGTTCGGTCAAAGCAAGGAAAAATGCTGTTTTCAGCAATTGAGGGGCATGTTCTTGAAGTTAGCACGATGAATCCTGCGGTTGCACCGTACGTGAGCGAAATGCTTCTTGGTCAAATTTAA
- the pop4 gene encoding RNase P and RNase MRP subunit Pop4, producing MEDPIYNSLRRTNANEHVTPESLVHQSKILTKEEAENVVNEKIAFKPVLLVPTMPDGKRKQTVDRQSRKKRALSSKEKRDLHLNRVPKHLKYEQFEPLHSIWCNYLDEAIGNSTGEPLLAKMIKAEFHGSYMRVVRCKSPSRIGIEGICVHESKNMLSLVTKNDTVVRIPKTDTIMQVIANMSNRRLVIELYAHHLLFRAGDRSNRRYKGKNTIDL from the exons ATGGAAGATCCCATTTACAATTCGTTAAGACGTACGAATGCCAATGAGCATGTCACTCCTGAGAGTCTTGTTCACCAGAGCAAAATTTTAACCAAAGAGGAAGCTGAAAATGTGgtgaatgaaaagattgCGTTCAAGCCGGTTCTGCTTGTGCCTACTATGCCagatggaaaaagaaaacaaaccgTCGATCGACAAagtaggaaaaaaagggcTTTGTcctcaaaagaaaagcgagATCTCCATCTAAATAGAGTACCTAAGCATTTGAAGTATGAACAGTTTGAACCTTTACACTCCATATGGTGCAATTACCTTGACGAGGCAATTGGCAATTCCACTGGTGAACCTCTTCTTGCTAAAATGATCAAAGCGGAGTTTCATGGATCTTACATGCGGGTCGTTCGCTGCAAGAGTCCTTCTCGTATTGGAATCGAGGGGATTTGCGTACATGAAAGCAAGAATATGCTTTCTCTTGTAACGAAAAATGATACCGTTGTGC GAATTCCAAAAACTGATACTATAATGCAAGTGATTGCTAATATGTCTAATAGACGTTTAGTTATAGAACTTTACGCTCatcatttactttttcGGGCTGGTGATCGATCCAATCGACGATATAAAGGGAAAAACACGATAGATTTGTAA
- the sld5 gene encoding GINS complex subunit Sld5: MDWDVDELLAEPTTEVEQDYSSLCRQWLNERMAPELLPFAEDVVTRVTERLRAQVETLQTSIGTANATGYRSVLIQIELERIKFVLRSYLRTRLSKIDDYGQYIQANPSVLLNLSSTERQYLLRHQQLLHRHYMTSFLRELPIKMNKLDDTIGRTSMVAAPDMESPVFCMVNETIEENLRVAENEYVTLDRGDILLLKYSAIANYVRTGAVSLI; the protein is encoded by the coding sequence atggatTGGGACGTGGACGAGCTGCTAGCTGAACCAACTACAGAAGTAGAGCAAGACTACTCTTCCCTCTGTAGGCAGTGGTTGAATGAGCGTATGGCTCCTGAATTACTTCCGTTTGCAGAAGACGTTGTTACAAGGGTTACAGAAAGACTTCGAGCTCAAGTGGAAACTTTACAAACTTCAATTGGAACTGCCAATGCCACTGGCTATCGTAGCGTGCTAATTCAAATTGAACTTGAGCGCAtaaaatttgttttaagGTCTTATTTACGGACAAGATTGAGCAAAATCGACGATTATGGTCAGTATATTCAGGCAAATCCAAGTGTGCTCCTAAATTTATCATCAACTGAAAGACAGTACCTTTTACGGCATCAACAACTATTGCATAGACATTATATGACCTCTTTTCTTCGAGAACTTCCTATTAAGATGAATAAACTCGACGACACAATTGGAAGGACCAGTATGGTAGCAGCACCGGACATGGAGAGTCCCGTTTTTTGTATGGTTaatgaaacaattgaagaaaaccTTAGAGTGgcagaaaatgaatatgtAACTTTGGATCGGGGTgatattttacttttgaagTACTCGGCTATTGCAAATTATGTTCGTACTGGAGCTGTTTCCCTAATTTAA
- the nhm1 gene encoding m7G(5')pppN diphosphatase Nhm1, whose amino-acid sequence MSEAISIEKIRLLQNFQFEKVLKEDTKNKIITLYGYIENKVALVLLEKTAFDLHCINLQEIPKYIQETRLVQNNDVFHWYLNTFLQSNDLPSLKTTLIWPAAENHIRKYSAQKRRMVQETPEIYLRIVKPFIETQRGPQIQWVKNILNHIAEAERIVLEDSDKVNGFLVLPDLKWDRQTMSALNLMAIVHRNDLASIRDLTLEHLPLLENVRSRVLNDVPKKFPVHKNQLKLFVHYPPSYFHLHVHIMHVDHETGEGSSVGRAILLDDVIERLQSCKLGFAEKTLTYGIGEQHFLFNDLTNATE is encoded by the exons ATGAGTGAAGCAATATCTATCGAGAAAATCAGACTGCTACAAAActttcaatttgaaaaagtctTAAAGGAGGATACAAAGAACAAGATAATAACGCTTTACGGCTATATCGAGAATAAGGTCGCATTGGTACTACTAGAGAAGACAGCTTTTGATTTGCATTGTATCAACCTTCAAGAAATTCCAAAGTATATCCAGGAAACTCGGCTTGTGCAAAACAACGACGTTTTTCATTGGTACCTTAATACTTTCCTTCAAAGCAATgatcttccttctttgaaAACTACTTTGATATGGCCTGCTGCGGAAAAT CATATTCGAAAATACTCGGCCCAAAAGCGCAGAATGGTTCAGGAAACCCCAGAAATATATCTTCGAATTGTCAAACCATTCATTGAAACTCAGCGAGGTCCTCAAATTCAATGGGTCAAGAACATCCTTAATCACATAGCTGAAGCAGAACGTATAGTTCTAGAGGATTCAGATAAAGTAAATGGGTTCCTTGTTTTGCCGGACTT AAAGTGGGACCGCCAAACTATGTCTGCCTTGAATTTGATGGCTATTGTCCACAGAAATGATTTAGCAAGTATTCGAGATTTGACTTTGGAGCACTTACCCTTGTTGGAAAATGTCCGTTCCCGTGTGCTAAATGatgttccaaaaaaatttcctGTGCATAAGAACCAACTAAAACTTTTCGTTCATT ATCCTCCCTCTTACTTCCATTTGCATGTTCACATCATGCATGTTGATCACGAAACCGGTGAAGGATCGTCGGTTGGGCGTGCGATTCTTCTAGACGATGTGATTGAAAGGCTACAAAGCTGCAAACTTGGCTTTGCTGAAAAAACATTAACTTACGGTATTGGAGAACAGcactttttgttcaatgATTTAACAAATGCTACTGAATGA
- a CDS encoding calreticulin/calnexin-like protein, translating to MNIFHLFSIIVIVCFQPISSVLATKLNAKTYKPCAVPAVFTEQFTKEDLESWKYRWFSPSDHGVGSFSLVEAPNKQLANEYGLITTVPRKQHVVSSNFDVPITRESPSIPIVLSFQVKPTVRWDCGHVNLKLVSQKCSHNEDSKATLPLIEFGVKKCGLYDYAYFSFGSYENQIVYHLKNPPQSGLTEYMSNMYTLFLRNHTFTIRRNKQVIAHGDVEAAFSESPIKHSSIQHRASHAEEATVVTPYYSPSDVFLLLLSRDYSYPLSATGIELDVWSEAPGVFVNNIYFGFSENDAMLFENETFDIKNLLESNQSVNSFGSGGMVKALLKLMIMNLKNSWSNIYDATYGNVYNYFYDIWITEGTILPKEAWQYLYHAILVIFVAVSPVLYWMLQS from the exons ATGAATATCTTCCATTTATTCTCCATCATTGTAATCGTTTGTTTTCAGCCAATATCGTCGGTATTGGCAACTAAATTGAACGCTAAAACTTACAAG CCATGCGCTGTTCCAGCAGTATTCACTGAACAATTTACGAAAGAAGACTTGGAAAGCTGGAAATATCGATGGTTTTCACCTTCAGACCATGGAGTAGGATCCTTCAGTCTCGTGGAAGCACCAAACAAACAGTTAGCAAATGAGTATGGACTTATAACAACAGTTCCAAGGAAGCAACACGTTGTCTCCAGTAATTTCGACGTACCGATTACAAGGGAAAGTCCTTCTATACCCATTGTTCTGTCTTTTCAAGTGAAGCCTACTGTTCGTTGGGACTGTGGACATGTTAATCTTAAGCTTGTCAGTCAGAAGTGTTCTCATAATGAAGATAGTAAAGCTACTCTTCCCCTTATAGAATTTGGTGTGAAAAAATGTGGGTTGTACGACTATgcatatttttcttttggcAGCTatgaaaatcaaattgtctatcatttgaaaaatcctCCTCAAAGCGGATTGACAGAGTACATGTCAAATATGTACACGCTGTTTTTACGAAATCACACATTTACAATTCGAAGGAATAAACAAGTTATTGCCCACGGGGATGTGGAAGCGGCGTTTTCAGAATCACCTATTAAGCATTCATCGATCCAGCACCGAGCCAGTCATGCAGAAGAAGCTACTGTGGTAACTCCCTATTACAGTCCAAGCGAtgtatttcttcttcttttatcGCGAGATTATTCATATCCGCTTAGTGCAACGGGAATCGAGCTAGATGTTTGGAGTGAAGCTCCTGGTGTCTTCGTGAATAACATATATTTTGGATTCTCTGAAAATGATGCTatgctttttgaaaatgagacgtttgatataaaaaacTTATTAGAATCTAATCAAAGTGTAAATAGCTTTGGTTCTGGTGGAATGGTAAAGGCCTTGCTAAAACTAATGATAATGAACCTGAAGAATTCGTGGTCGAACATATATGATGCCACTTATGGTAACgtttataattatttttacgATATTTGGATTACAGAAGGTACGattttaccaaaagaagcatGGCAATATCTTTACCATGCTATATTGGTGATTTTTGTAGCAGTTTCTCCAGTTCTTTACTGGATGCTccaatcataa
- a CDS encoding protein repair carboxyl methyl esterase, which translates to MSFRDQSLRSLIQQNLKKTLPLKPEEKISYESSLSNWGNYFQERIEIPTGHGDLIGYLTLPQPDSCLFVLQHGAGSSAMSFAPMIPELLSESENKGGFLSLDLRAHGETNVQPETDMSLQALTNDFVHAVQYVQNIFRLEEKLILVGHSLGGSICTEAAYEKRLPNVSGLVIIDAIEGSAIESFNYMRRYISTRPASFSSVEEAISWHLKTLTIRQSSSACITVPSLLVPSEDKSCYTWRTDLASTSPFWSDWFTGLSDKFLTAACGKLLIVAAADRLDKSLIIGQMQGKYQLEISPASGHFVHEDAPVQMASLLIKFWHRNQPLVLPLKF; encoded by the coding sequence ATGTCATTTCGGGACCAGTCATTACGATCATTAATTCAACAGAATCTCAAGAAAACGCTACCTTTGAAAccagaagaaaagatttcttATGAGTCAAGCCTGAGCAATTGGGGAAACTATTTTCAAGAAAGGATAGAAATACCTACTGGTCATGGAGACTTAATTGGGTATTTAACTCTGCCACAGCCAGACAGCTGTTTGTTTGTGCTTCAGCATGGTGCAGGTTCAAGCGCTATGTCTTTTGCTCCAATGATCCCTGAACTATTATCTGAGTCAGAAAATAAGGGAGGATTTCTTTCCTTGGATCTTCGAGCCCATGGTGAAACAAATGTTCAACCAGAAACAGATATGTCTCTCCAGGCGCTGACAAACGATTTTGTACATGCAGTTCAGTATGTCCAAAACATATTTCGTCTGGAGGAAAAGCTGATTTTGGTGGGCCATAGTCTGGGTGGATCCATTTGCACAGAAGCTGCATATGAAAAGAGACTTCCAAATGTTTCTGGTTTGGTTATCATTGATGCCATTGAAGGTTCAGCAATTGAGTCTTTTAACTACATGCGTAGGTATATTTCTACACGTcctgcttctttttcttctgtagAGGAAGCTATAAGCTGGCATTTGAAAACACTAACCATCCGGCAAAGCAGTTCCGCCTGCATCACCGTACCCTCTTTGCTGGTTCCTTCGGAAGATAAAAGCTGTTACACTTGGAGAACGGACTTAGCTTCCACTTCTCCTTTTTGGTCAGATTGGTTCACTGGTTTAAGTGACAAGTTCCTGACAGCAGCATGTGGAAAACTGCTCATCGTGGCCGCTGCGGATCGATTAGACAAAAGCTTAATTATTGGACAAATGCAGGGAAAATACCAACTTGAGATATCCCCAGCTTCTGGTCATTTTGTTCATGAAGACGCTCCCGTTCAAATGGCTTCCCTCTTAATCAAATTTTGGCATCGTAATCAACCTTTAGTTTTACCATTAAAATTCTAA
- a CDS encoding G-patch RNA-binding protein, involved in splicing gives MSSVITQAQEAPIVAADTSCNYEQVNPKIQLFVRGVIFELFRNELLSLPESVLMCLFPRGLMLDYEIHDYLTNNRPLIFQTADFDPSIFGYIISYFRMMDSRINDEKQFISPPAPSFPGKCGIIFLKEDIEFYVLPPSVQQSIVEAKPIDLARTKQKVAQQLLQEKRIFDCLRVTSSTPEDSAEKNLVRMLCYSGFNEDDEWKLRTQEPHRACITSVTLTNLDFSADKGPVSDPNYFPVFQKLLLFWQKPARKCWWDSALKTNFDGIDFSVWVRRVWTLELAVLGSTHTGPLVV, from the coding sequence ATGTCCTCCGTAATAACTCAGGCCCAAGAAGCACCTATCGTTGCAGCGGATACTTCATGCAATTATGAACAAGTCAATCCTAAAATCCAGCTTTTTGTTAGAGGTGTCATCTTCGAACTATTTCGAAATGAGCTCTTGTCATTGCCCGAGTCTGTCTTAATGTGTCTTTTCCCAAGAGGTTTAATGCTTGATTATGAAATCCATGATTACTTAACGAATAATAGACcattgatttttcaaacagCTGATTTTGATCCTTCCATTTTTGGATACATAATCAGTTATTTCCGAATGATGGATTCGCGTATTAACGATGAAAAACAGTTTATATCACCACCAGCACCATCCTTTCCTGGGAAATGTGGTATTatctttttaaaagaagacatTGAATTTTATGTCTTGCCTCCTTCAGTACAGCAATCAATTGTGGAAGCGAAACCTATCGATCTTGCAAGAACGAAACAGAAAGTAGCACAACAGTTACTACAGGAGAAGCGTATTTTTGATTGTCTTCGTGTAACCAGCTCGACACCGGAAGATTCTgcagaaaagaatttagTTCGTATGCTATGTTATAGTGGTTTCAACGAAGACGATGAATGGAAACTAAGAACGCAGGAACCACATCGAGCATGCATAACGTCCGTTACACTCACGAATCTGGACTTTTCTGCCGATAAAGGTCCCGTATCTGACCCAAATTATTTTCCcgttttccaaaaattatTGCTGTTCTGGCAAAAGCCTGCTAGAAAATGTTGGTGGGATTCTgctttaaaaacaaattttgatggaattgatttttctgtATGGGTGCGACGTGTTTGGACTTTAGAACTTGCTGTACTGGGCTCAACTCATACTGGGCCATTGGTTGTATAA